A region from the Palaemon carinicauda isolate YSFRI2023 chromosome 9, ASM3689809v2, whole genome shotgun sequence genome encodes:
- the LOC137646630 gene encoding S-antigen protein-like, whose protein sequence is MYDGNEGDNDDMHVSNEGDNDDMHDGNEGDNNDMHVSNEGDNDDMHDGNEGDNDDMHDGNKGDNDDMHVGNEGDNDDMHVGNEGDNDDMHDGNEGDKDDMHDGNEGDNDYMHDGNEGDNDDMHVGNEGDNDDMHDSNEGDNDDMHDGNKGDNDDMHVGNEGDNDDMHDSNEGDNDDMHVGNEGDNDDMHDSNEGDNDDMHDSNEGDNDDMHDGNEGDNDDMHVGNEGDNDDMHDSNEGDNDDMHDSNEGDNDDMHDSNEGDNDDMHDGNEGDNDDMP, encoded by the coding sequence ATGTATGATGGTAATGagggtgataatgatgatatgcaTGTTAGTAATGAGGGTGATAATGACGATATGCATGATGGTAATGAGggtgataataatgatatgcaTGTTAGTAATGagggtgataatgatgatatgcaTGATGGTAATGAGGGTGATAATGACGATATGCATGATGGTAATAagggtgataatgatgatatgcaTGTTGGTAATGAGGGGGATAATGACGATATGCATGTTGGTAATGAGGGGGATAATGACGATATGCATGATGGTAACGAGGGTGATAAGGATGATATGCATGATGGTAACGAGGGTGATAATGACTATATGCATGATGGTAATGagggtgataatgatgatatgcaTGTTGGTAATGAGGGTGATAATGACGATATGCATGATAGTAATGAGGGTGATAATGACGATATGCATGATGGTAATAagggtgataatgatgatatgcaTGTTGGTAATGAGGGTGATAATGACGATATGCATGATAGTAATGagggtgataatgatgatatgcaTGTTGGTAATGAGGGTGATAATGACGATATGCATGATAGTAATGAGGGTGATAATGACGATATGCATGATAGTAATGAGGGTGATAATGACGATATGCATGATGGTAATGagggtgataatgatgatatgcaTGTTGGTAATGAGGGTGATAATGACGATATGCATGATAGTAATGAGGGTGATAATGACGATATGCATGATAGTAATGAGGGTGATAATGACGATATGCATGATAGTAATGAGGGTGATAATGACGATATGCATGATGGTAACGAGGGGGATAATGACGATATGCCATGA